A window of the Haloarcula litorea genome harbors these coding sequences:
- a CDS encoding RAD55 family ATPase, with the protein MIELTKTGIDGLDEILNGGIVNNSTTLISGNPGAGKSILCLQYIYNGVEQFDEKGIYLSFEENEADLREAAESIGFDKWPEYVDNGDIKVYDKQVLLRENDFSSSLEILLEDLEDEKYDRLVLDSLAMFELFFEDEREKRTYLLKFTDILRENGLTTLMTNEQGAVFPDTEIGLENYLTDGNIYLIQTPTDSGVSRYVWVAKMRKQNIETDIYPMEIDWGGIKIHESASAFSMMSEEESPI; encoded by the coding sequence ATGATAGAACTAACGAAGACGGGCATCGACGGCCTCGACGAGATTCTCAACGGCGGCATCGTGAACAACTCGACGACACTCATCAGCGGCAATCCCGGGGCCGGGAAGTCCATCCTCTGTCTGCAGTACATCTACAACGGCGTCGAGCAGTTCGACGAGAAGGGGATCTACCTCTCCTTCGAGGAGAACGAGGCCGACCTCCGGGAGGCGGCCGAGTCCATCGGCTTCGACAAGTGGCCCGAGTACGTCGACAACGGCGACATCAAGGTGTACGACAAGCAGGTCCTGCTGCGGGAGAACGACTTCTCCTCCTCGCTCGAGATCCTCCTCGAGGACCTCGAGGACGAGAAGTACGACCGACTGGTGCTGGACTCGCTGGCGATGTTCGAGCTGTTCTTCGAGGACGAGCGCGAGAAGCGCACCTACCTGCTGAAGTTCACCGACATCCTCCGGGAGAACGGACTGACGACGCTGATGACGAACGAACAGGGGGCGGTCTTCCCGGACACGGAGATCGGGCTGGAGAACTACCTCACCGACGGGAACATCTACCTCATCCAGACGCCGACCGACTCCGGGGTCAGCCGGTACGTCTGGGTCGCGAAGATGCGCAAACAGAACATCGAGACCGACATCTATCCGATGGAGATCGACTGGGGGGGTATCAAGATCCACGAGAGCGCGAGCGCGTTCTCGATGATGAGCGAGGAGGAGTCGCCGATATAG
- a CDS encoding ArsR/SmtB family transcription factor, with translation MASAEILQTLGNKYSAEILDATDEPASAQELSDELGIPIATCYRRIDELTEHDLLELHDNILSDDRRRIKVYRRNVDEVRVDFDEELTVHVEERTEVTNKLDEAWRTLSSDN, from the coding sequence ATGGCATCGGCGGAGATATTGCAAACGCTGGGGAACAAATACAGCGCGGAGATCCTGGACGCCACCGACGAACCCGCGTCCGCACAGGAGCTGAGCGACGAACTCGGGATCCCGATTGCCACCTGTTACCGACGCATCGACGAGCTCACCGAACACGACCTGTTGGAACTACACGACAACATCCTCTCGGACGACCGCCGACGCATCAAGGTGTACCGACGGAACGTCGACGAGGTCCGCGTCGACTTCGACGAGGAGCTCACCGTCCACGTCGAGGAACGCACCGAGGTCACGAACAAGCTCGACGAGGCGTGGCGGACCCTCTCGTCGGACAACTGA
- a CDS encoding DUF7521 family protein, translated as MIELLYAITTLVFVVAGLTMVGMAMRAYVQTSRQAMLHLSLGFALAVAGAAATMISAFVNDFQGVRSLLLVNSGLTTFGYLFVMYSLVTYE; from the coding sequence ATGATAGAACTCCTCTACGCCATCACCACCCTGGTGTTCGTCGTCGCGGGGCTCACCATGGTCGGGATGGCGATGCGGGCGTACGTGCAGACGTCCCGGCAGGCGATGCTCCACCTCTCGCTCGGGTTCGCGCTGGCGGTCGCGGGAGCGGCAGCGACGATGATCAGCGCGTTCGTCAACGACTTTCAGGGCGTCCGCTCGCTGTTGCTGGTCAACAGCGGCCTCACCACGTTCGGCTACCTGTTCGTGATGTACAGTCTCGTCACCTACGAGTGA
- a CDS encoding archaellin/type IV pilin N-terminal domain-containing protein: protein MFTEHTDDDRGQVGIGTLIVFIAMVLVAAIAAGVLINTAGFLQSSAEETGQQSSDQVTNRLEVVSAVGTDIDQSEKKVDTVEVTVKKAPGAGNIDLGSTIAQWVDSSGSYDLTYGEPGTTKAPNSTTFSVTTVQDDDSSIDSSQVLNDPADRATIRFDIDDIRADENDDSNTASAGLDEGGTATIQLNTQSGGTTTVRLVVPETLSGNSAVSL from the coding sequence ATGTTCACGGAACACACGGACGACGACCGCGGGCAGGTCGGGATCGGCACGCTCATCGTGTTCATCGCGATGGTGCTGGTCGCGGCGATCGCCGCGGGCGTCCTGATCAACACGGCTGGGTTCCTCCAGTCCAGCGCAGAGGAAACGGGACAACAGAGCAGCGACCAGGTCACCAACCGGCTCGAAGTGGTGAGCGCCGTCGGCACCGACATCGACCAGAGCGAGAAGAAAGTCGACACGGTGGAGGTGACGGTGAAGAAGGCACCGGGTGCCGGTAACATCGACCTGGGGAGCACGATCGCGCAGTGGGTCGACTCTTCGGGCTCGTACGACCTCACGTACGGCGAACCCGGCACGACCAAGGCCCCGAACAGCACGACGTTCTCCGTGACCACGGTCCAGGACGACGACTCCTCGATCGACAGCAGTCAGGTCCTCAACGATCCCGCTGACCGCGCGACGATCCGGTTCGACATCGACGACATCCGGGCCGACGAGAACGACGACAGCAACACCGCTTCCGCGGGTCTCGACGAGGGTGGAACGGCGACGATCCAGCTGAACACCCAGTCCGGCGGGACGACGACCGTCCGTCTGGTCGTCCCCGAGACGCTGTCCGGGAACTCCGCCGTCTCGCTGTAG
- a CDS encoding archaellin/type IV pilin N-terminal domain-containing protein has protein sequence MFTEHTDDDRGQVGIGTLIVFIAMVLVAAIAAGVLINTAGFLQSSAEETGQQSSDQVTNRLEVVSAVGTDIDSSNSEVDTVEVTVKKAPGAANIDLGSTIAQWVDSSGSYDLTQDSSTAQDHFTVSTVQDDDSSITDSNVLNDPADRATLTFDVTAIHGTTGLGEGATATIQLNTQSGGTTTVRLVVPETLSGNSAVTL, from the coding sequence ATGTTCACGGAACACACGGACGACGACCGCGGGCAGGTCGGGATCGGCACGCTCATCGTGTTCATCGCGATGGTGCTGGTCGCGGCGATCGCCGCGGGCGTCCTGATCAACACGGCTGGGTTCCTCCAGTCCAGCGCAGAGGAAACGGGACAACAGAGCAGCGACCAGGTCACCAACCGGCTCGAAGTGGTGAGCGCCGTCGGCACCGACATCGACTCCTCGAACAGCGAGGTCGACACGGTGGAGGTGACGGTGAAGAAGGCACCGGGTGCGGCCAACATCGACCTGGGGAGCACGATCGCGCAGTGGGTCGACTCCTCGGGCTCGTACGACCTCACCCAGGACTCGTCGACCGCACAGGATCACTTCACGGTGTCGACGGTGCAGGACGACGACTCCTCGATCACGGACAGTAACGTCCTGAACGACCCGGCCGACCGCGCGACGCTGACGTTCGACGTGACCGCTATCCACGGGACCACCGGTCTCGGCGAGGGTGCGACGGCGACGATCCAGCTGAACACCCAGTCCGGCGGGACGACGACCGTCCGTCTGGTCGTCCCCGAGACGCTGTCCGGGAACTCCGCCGTCACGCTGTAA
- a CDS encoding DUF7500 family protein translates to MADGPDEPNPDEGKILSPEELDIAEDEHVTEIDEGRYVVSSDARTDDDYGNQVSSEPQQPAPDPEPAREFSDADVHEWLAERMADSSTRYGFDVTAKFDGEVDQQQLGSNDIVTVFESFMLWYGRQLDGDTPVEDVLGILLSESNVPVKYPPGNVKSLARSLGLSPDDSIAELVAAVEERDGAEF, encoded by the coding sequence ATGGCGGACGGGCCGGACGAACCGAACCCCGACGAGGGGAAGATCCTCTCGCCCGAGGAACTCGACATCGCCGAGGACGAACACGTCACGGAGATCGACGAGGGCCGCTACGTCGTCTCCTCGGACGCCCGCACCGACGACGACTACGGGAACCAGGTCTCCTCGGAGCCCCAGCAGCCCGCGCCCGACCCGGAGCCGGCCCGCGAGTTCTCCGACGCCGACGTCCACGAGTGGCTCGCCGAGCGGATGGCCGACTCCAGCACCCGCTACGGCTTCGACGTGACCGCGAAGTTCGACGGCGAGGTCGACCAGCAGCAACTGGGTTCCAACGACATCGTCACCGTCTTCGAGAGCTTTATGCTCTGGTACGGGCGGCAACTGGACGGCGACACGCCCGTCGAGGACGTGCTGGGTATCCTGCTCTCGGAGTCGAACGTCCCGGTGAAGTACCCGCCTGGCAACGTCAAGTCGCTGGCGCGGTCGCTGGGACTGTCGCCCGACGACTCCATCGCGGAGCTCGTGGCGGCCGTCGAGGAGCGCGACGGCGCGGAGTTCTGA
- the cheY gene encoding chemotaxis protein CheY has translation MSDVLIADDSEFMRNLLREILEEDHTIVGEVENGVEAVEVYNEKSPDLVMMDIVMPIRDGIEATDEIKSANPDANVIMCTSVGQEEKMKEAVKAGADGYITKPFQKPSVMEAIEDVVPS, from the coding sequence ATGTCAGACGTACTGATCGCCGACGATTCGGAGTTTATGCGGAACCTCCTCCGCGAGATCCTGGAAGAGGACCACACGATCGTGGGAGAGGTCGAGAACGGTGTCGAGGCGGTCGAGGTGTACAACGAGAAGTCGCCGGACCTCGTGATGATGGACATCGTGATGCCCATCCGGGACGGGATCGAGGCCACCGACGAGATCAAGTCCGCGAACCCGGACGCCAACGTCATAATGTGTACGAGCGTCGGCCAGGAGGAGAAGATGAAAGAGGCCGTCAAAGCCGGTGCCGACGGCTACATCACCAAACCGTTCCAGAAGCCCAGCGTGATGGAGGCCATCGAGGACGTCGTCCCGTCATAG
- a CDS encoding chemotaxis protein CheC → MHVDIQSLGTFNQLAHEGAEEATRSLTQMTGIDAVVDVTKITLLDRDDVGEGLAGQEFVGVQFDFEGVLEGETVLVFDTASADTIAEALMPGASEDPAMAQSSVEEVGNIMMSGFIDGWADYLGATIDHSPPEYIERSGANVLPEAPDPDGGDHQQVFVFKSQIEWVGESVNFYIYMLPEYESLADAMTEHADTEADAIPIDKLETFNEMTTSGTKQAADNVEMMTGIPTEAEVTQISFAPIEDVPKQIGTDTYVGTVVEFTGVPSGYLMVLFDEVSAVNVAEAMMPVEMTGDELTDQHESAIEELGNIMTSGFVDGWANVLQTSVDHTPPRLVHDMGRSIVDPLAAQVGQHQEHAFIIDSEMRTDDIEFSAEIHALPNEKELRAALDDLDVERADQTDADVEQIFE, encoded by the coding sequence ATGCACGTCGACATCCAGTCGCTCGGTACGTTCAACCAACTGGCACACGAGGGGGCGGAGGAGGCGACGCGGTCGCTGACCCAGATGACGGGGATCGACGCCGTCGTCGACGTCACCAAGATCACCCTCCTGGACCGGGACGACGTGGGCGAGGGGCTCGCCGGCCAGGAGTTCGTCGGCGTCCAGTTCGACTTCGAGGGCGTCCTCGAGGGCGAGACGGTGCTGGTCTTCGACACGGCGTCGGCCGACACGATCGCGGAGGCGCTGATGCCCGGGGCCTCCGAGGACCCGGCGATGGCACAGAGCAGCGTCGAGGAGGTCGGCAACATCATGATGAGCGGGTTCATCGACGGCTGGGCCGACTACCTCGGTGCGACCATCGACCACTCGCCGCCGGAGTACATCGAGCGGTCCGGCGCGAACGTCCTGCCCGAGGCCCCCGACCCCGACGGCGGGGACCACCAGCAGGTGTTCGTCTTCAAGTCCCAGATCGAGTGGGTCGGCGAGTCGGTGAACTTCTACATCTACATGCTCCCGGAGTACGAGTCCCTCGCGGACGCGATGACGGAGCACGCCGACACGGAAGCCGACGCCATCCCCATCGACAAGCTGGAGACGTTCAACGAGATGACCACGAGCGGGACCAAGCAGGCCGCCGACAACGTCGAGATGATGACCGGTATCCCGACGGAGGCGGAGGTGACACAGATCAGCTTCGCGCCGATCGAGGACGTCCCCAAGCAGATCGGGACCGACACCTACGTCGGGACCGTCGTGGAGTTCACCGGCGTCCCGAGCGGCTACCTGATGGTCCTGTTCGACGAGGTGTCGGCGGTCAACGTCGCCGAGGCGATGATGCCCGTCGAGATGACCGGCGACGAGCTCACGGACCAACACGAGTCCGCTATCGAGGAACTGGGCAACATCATGACGAGCGGGTTCGTCGACGGCTGGGCGAACGTCCTCCAGACCTCCGTCGACCACACGCCGCCGCGGCTGGTCCACGATATGGGTCGGTCCATCGTCGACCCGCTGGCCGCACAGGTCGGCCAGCACCAGGAGCACGCGTTCATCATCGACTCGGAGATGCGGACCGACGACATCGAGTTCAGCGCCGAGATCCACGCCCTGCCCAACGAGAAGGAACTGCGGGCGGCCCTCGACGACTTGGACGTCGAGCGCGCCGACCAGACCGACGCCGACGTCGAACAGATCTTCGAATAA
- a CDS encoding chemotaxis protein CheD, which translates to MKVYDGSQTDGTQDSEPERVKVGIAEYRTTTDSAVLTTSGLGSCIGVGIHDELSGAAGLVHVMLPTADEVEGGNRAKFADTGVAELVEALEEAGASRETMRAKIAGGSDMLDFSENGSSIGSRNVEQVRETLAEYDIPIVGEDVGGDHGRSLRLESATGDLVVKSANTESTTL; encoded by the coding sequence ATGAAAGTCTACGACGGCAGTCAGACGGACGGGACACAGGACAGCGAACCGGAGCGGGTCAAGGTCGGTATCGCCGAGTACCGGACGACGACGGACTCGGCCGTGTTGACGACCAGCGGCCTCGGTTCCTGTATCGGGGTCGGGATCCACGACGAGCTGTCGGGGGCTGCCGGACTCGTCCACGTTATGCTCCCGACCGCCGACGAGGTCGAGGGCGGCAACCGCGCGAAGTTCGCCGACACCGGCGTGGCCGAACTCGTCGAGGCACTGGAGGAGGCCGGTGCCTCCCGGGAGACGATGCGCGCGAAGATCGCCGGCGGGAGCGATATGCTCGACTTCTCGGAGAACGGCTCCTCCATCGGCTCGCGCAACGTCGAACAGGTCCGCGAGACCCTCGCGGAGTACGACATCCCGATCGTCGGCGAGGACGTCGGCGGGGACCACGGTCGCTCGCTCCGGCTGGAGTCCGCGACCGGGGACCTCGTCGTCAAGAGCGCCAACACCGAGTCGACTACCCTGTAG
- a CDS encoding FlaD/FlaE family flagellar protein, whose product MSSLALASALQSFAPSAAVLVPALVVLLSGGLVGMSIKNMFDSIMSDDESEDDGDEMADGGGLMAEEGGGGGDDLGGLGGLDDGGDDMGAFGDDEFGDMDDAGGGQDLDELEHRLDELENEVGSLSSTVNTVRTENESISESVEEVEENVRKLLDIYEMVTRGVNPFADDVDAGMGGGMDGDGSFGLFDDDGGNGDEEQIDDSVADADAEGFFDEDLVEDDDGEMSMGGTDEMFDDGGDEMGGFEDDGGEFDEEFDDFEEDDDMSMDDGLDVDEGGSDDGDGEGGKSFAELKDEYESGEAEWAEGDEDDGEADDPALDDAPADEDQADGDAADALADDDLFDEVIEDEADDTDDPSELVTEPLSEDDPDEPATDAVDEDAAAGGSPTDAVADAVATDAEDAAATESRTDTDTEADSEPSTADPEPAAEDDGKPYLATMPEGFAADLIVVEWLEFLVSQAGYREATRAIDYYETIGWIDESVADGLTDYLRGFDDVDDTGDGLTVDHHTESLRYISQLDEDSGADAVALSKLVGGGADGLQR is encoded by the coding sequence ATGAGTAGTCTCGCTCTCGCCTCGGCGCTCCAGTCGTTCGCGCCGAGCGCGGCCGTGCTCGTCCCCGCGCTCGTAGTGTTGCTCTCGGGCGGGCTGGTCGGTATGAGCATCAAGAACATGTTCGACTCGATCATGTCCGACGACGAGAGCGAGGACGACGGCGACGAGATGGCAGACGGCGGTGGGCTGATGGCCGAAGAGGGCGGCGGTGGCGGCGACGATCTGGGCGGCCTGGGCGGCCTCGACGACGGCGGCGACGATATGGGCGCGTTCGGCGACGACGAGTTCGGCGATATGGACGACGCCGGCGGGGGGCAGGATCTCGACGAACTGGAACACCGCCTCGACGAACTGGAGAACGAGGTCGGGAGCCTCTCCTCGACGGTCAACACGGTGCGGACGGAAAACGAGTCCATCTCCGAGTCCGTCGAGGAGGTCGAGGAGAACGTCCGCAAACTGCTGGACATCTACGAGATGGTCACCCGGGGGGTCAACCCCTTCGCGGACGACGTCGACGCCGGGATGGGCGGCGGGATGGACGGCGACGGCTCGTTCGGCCTGTTCGACGACGACGGCGGGAACGGCGACGAGGAACAGATCGACGACTCGGTCGCCGACGCCGACGCGGAGGGGTTCTTCGACGAGGACCTCGTCGAGGACGACGACGGCGAGATGTCGATGGGCGGAACCGACGAGATGTTCGACGACGGCGGCGACGAGATGGGTGGCTTCGAGGACGACGGCGGCGAGTTCGACGAGGAGTTCGACGACTTCGAGGAGGACGACGACATGAGTATGGACGACGGACTGGACGTGGACGAGGGTGGTAGCGACGACGGTGACGGCGAGGGCGGCAAGTCCTTCGCCGAACTGAAAGACGAGTACGAGTCCGGCGAAGCCGAGTGGGCCGAGGGCGACGAGGACGACGGCGAGGCCGACGACCCGGCACTCGACGACGCGCCCGCCGACGAGGACCAGGCAGACGGGGACGCCGCCGACGCCCTCGCGGACGACGACCTGTTCGACGAGGTCATCGAGGACGAGGCCGACGACACCGACGACCCGTCCGAACTGGTGACGGAACCGCTGTCCGAGGACGATCCCGACGAGCCGGCGACCGACGCCGTCGACGAGGACGCCGCGGCCGGCGGATCACCCACGGACGCAGTCGCCGACGCCGTCGCGACCGACGCCGAGGACGCCGCGGCTACCGAGTCCAGGACCGACACCGACACGGAGGCCGACTCCGAGCCGTCGACGGCCGACCCGGAGCCGGCGGCCGAGGACGACGGCAAGCCCTACCTCGCGACGATGCCCGAGGGGTTCGCCGCCGACCTCATCGTCGTCGAGTGGCTGGAGTTCCTCGTCTCCCAGGCGGGCTACCGCGAGGCCACCCGCGCGATCGACTACTACGAGACCATCGGCTGGATCGACGAGTCCGTCGCCGACGGGCTGACCGACTACCTCCGTGGGTTCGACGACGTCGACGACACCGGCGACGGACTCACCGTCGACCACCACACCGAGAGCCTGCGTTACATCTCGCAACTGGACGAGGACAGCGGGGCCGACGCCGTCGCGCTCTCGAAACTGGTCGGAGGTGGTGCCGATGGGCTTCAGCGTTAG
- a CDS encoding flagellin — protein MGFSVSGSAAIIFVAAFIGFGMFYTATANSFERVTNAREASADQALEEANTGIRLDSVVYNSTADSLNVTATNTGSTSLEVSEVDVLANNEYLTGYRTAVEGDTATDLWLPAERLVVNATGITTDPGRVKVVTGPGVSEIDTTTEVS, from the coding sequence ATGGGCTTCAGCGTTAGCGGCTCCGCTGCCATCATCTTCGTGGCCGCGTTCATCGGGTTCGGGATGTTCTACACGGCGACGGCCAACAGCTTCGAGCGCGTCACGAACGCCCGCGAGGCCAGCGCCGACCAGGCGCTCGAGGAGGCGAACACGGGGATCCGGCTGGACTCGGTGGTGTACAACTCGACCGCGGACTCGCTCAACGTCACCGCGACCAACACCGGTTCGACCTCCCTGGAGGTCAGCGAGGTCGACGTGTTGGCGAACAACGAGTACCTGACGGGCTACCGGACCGCAGTCGAGGGCGACACCGCGACGGACCTCTGGCTTCCCGCGGAACGGCTGGTCGTCAACGCGACCGGCATCACGACCGACCCCGGCCGCGTGAAGGTCGTCACCGGCCCGGGCGTCTCCGAGATCGACACGACGACGGAGGTGAGCTAG
- a CDS encoding CARDB domain-containing protein codes for MASVSVSHLIIFIASMMIAASVAGVFTESVGRLSNAVSDQGLDVSGEVRTDVEIISDSGSSAVYDSEGDGNITLHVKNTGSQDLAADPGQIDLFVDGTFVSDFGVTLLADGASWRPGTVVRVEISQPGLSAGDHRVKLIVNGDEEVFEFRV; via the coding sequence ATGGCGAGCGTCTCCGTCTCGCACCTCATCATCTTCATCGCGTCGATGATGATCGCCGCCAGCGTCGCGGGCGTGTTCACCGAGAGCGTCGGCCGCCTGAGCAACGCCGTCTCCGACCAGGGGCTCGACGTCAGCGGCGAGGTCCGGACCGACGTCGAGATCATCTCCGACAGCGGGAGCTCCGCGGTGTACGACAGCGAGGGCGACGGGAACATCACGCTCCACGTCAAGAACACGGGATCACAGGACCTCGCGGCCGACCCCGGGCAGATCGATCTGTTCGTCGACGGGACGTTCGTCTCCGACTTCGGCGTCACGCTGCTTGCCGACGGGGCCTCCTGGCGGCCCGGCACCGTCGTCCGGGTCGAGATCTCTCAGCCGGGCCTCTCGGCGGGCGACCACCGGGTGAAGCTGATCGTCAACGGCGACGAGGAGGTGTTCGAGTTCCGGGTATGA
- a CDS encoding ATPase domain-containing protein, with translation MSLASTDLFSLGLDDHDRLNKELGGGIPPGSIILVEGDYGAGKSAMSQRFSYGLCEEGHEVTYLSTELTVGSFLDQMHSLSYDMVNHLLDENVLFLHADIGESNALTGGDDEGERKDLLKRLMEAEVMWDADVIIIDTFDAILRNDPKFEALVRQNEERQAALEIISFFREVISQGKCIMLTVDPSTLDEEAIGPFRAIADVFLELEMVEVGNDVRRQVNVMRFAGMGEQVGDTIGFSVRSGTGVVIESRSVA, from the coding sequence ATGAGTCTCGCGAGCACCGACCTCTTCTCGCTGGGGTTAGACGACCACGACCGGCTGAACAAGGAGCTCGGCGGGGGCATCCCGCCCGGCAGCATCATCCTCGTCGAGGGGGACTACGGGGCGGGCAAGTCCGCGATGAGCCAGCGGTTCAGCTACGGCCTCTGCGAGGAGGGCCACGAGGTCACGTACCTCTCGACGGAGCTGACCGTCGGGAGCTTCCTCGACCAGATGCACTCGCTGTCCTACGACATGGTGAACCACCTGCTGGACGAGAACGTCCTGTTCCTGCACGCCGACATCGGCGAGTCCAACGCCCTGACCGGCGGCGACGACGAGGGCGAGCGCAAGGACCTGCTCAAGCGCCTGATGGAGGCCGAGGTGATGTGGGACGCGGACGTGATCATCATCGACACCTTCGACGCCATCCTCCGGAACGACCCCAAGTTCGAGGCGCTGGTCCGGCAGAACGAGGAGCGCCAGGCCGCCCTGGAGATCATCTCCTTCTTCCGGGAGGTCATCTCCCAGGGCAAGTGCATCATGCTCACCGTCGACCCCTCGACGCTGGACGAGGAGGCCATCGGCCCCTTCCGGGCGATCGCCGACGTGTTCCTCGAACTGGAGATGGTCGAGGTCGGCAACGACGTCCGCCGGCAGGTCAACGTGATGCGCTTCGCCGGGATGGGCGAACAGGTCGGGGACACGATCGGGTTCTCGGTCCGCTCGGGGACCGGAGTCGTGATCGAGTCGCGGAGCGTCGCATAG